One Cylindrospermum stagnale PCC 7417 DNA segment encodes these proteins:
- a CDS encoding acyltransferase domain-containing protein, with protein sequence MKSNLISNSNKQSNSPTPWHLLVLSSKTESGLETATDNLAEFLNQNSEINLTDLAYTLQVDCQAFNHRRILVCCDRQDAAYALTTRNPKRIFTSSIQETNNRSVVFMFPGLGEQYVNMALQLYQLEPTFRKHIACCSELLKPHLDFDLQDVLYPHQEQAEQIRQTNNPVAVMSSQKLDLRRMLQRDQTPIDVNTQKLNQTYIAQPALFIIEYALAQMWMAWGIKPQALIGYSISEYVAATLAGVLSLEETLALVAKRGQLIQQLPGGAMLAVSLSEMELQPLLTEHLCLSAVNGLQLCIVAGLTEPIAKLEQHLLTNGIACRQLQTTHAFHSPIMEAILEPFIQLVKSFDLKPPQIPYISNVTGTWITAMEATDPSYWGRHLCQTVRFADGIETLWQVPAQILLEVGPGQTLGSMTLQHPASANVSERQVLASLPNSYNQQSDLAFLLNTLGQIWLAGVSVDWSKLYGNGHSSTLPLPIYFFERQHRGRESQKEQWEKTQKESGINFLPSQEQESIQIAQQQRQRLNLQNSYVAPRFNIEQKIADIWQKVFRIEQIGVYDDFFSLGGNSLVAIKIISQLQKIYLTDIPPIVIFKNPTVAELASVIKEQIIAETKTLN encoded by the coding sequence ATGAAAAGTAATTTAATTTCTAATAGCAATAAACAATCAAACTCTCCTACGCCGTGGCATTTGCTGGTGCTATCGAGTAAAACAGAATCAGGCTTGGAGACAGCAACTGATAATCTAGCTGAGTTTTTAAACCAGAATTCTGAAATTAACCTTACTGATTTAGCTTATACTCTCCAAGTTGATTGTCAGGCATTTAATCACCGTCGGATACTAGTGTGTTGTGATCGCCAAGATGCAGCATATGCGTTGACAACCAGAAACCCCAAACGTATTTTTACCAGCAGCATCCAAGAAACTAACAATCGGTCTGTAGTTTTCATGTTTCCTGGCTTAGGAGAGCAATACGTCAATATGGCTTTACAGCTTTATCAGCTTGAGCCAACTTTTCGCAAACATATAGCTTGTTGCTCAGAACTCCTCAAACCTCACCTGGATTTTGACTTGCAAGATGTACTTTATCCTCATCAGGAACAAGCTGAGCAAATTCGGCAAACAAACAACCCAGTCGCAGTAATGTCTTCCCAGAAGCTAGATTTACGACGGATGTTACAACGTGACCAAACTCCAATAGATGTCAATACTCAAAAACTAAATCAAACTTATATTGCTCAACCAGCACTGTTTATCATTGAGTATGCGTTAGCCCAGATGTGGATGGCATGGGGGATAAAGCCTCAGGCGCTTATTGGTTATAGCATCAGCGAGTATGTAGCGGCAACTTTAGCTGGTGTCTTATCTCTGGAGGAGACTTTAGCTCTGGTTGCTAAAAGAGGTCAACTCATTCAACAATTACCCGGCGGGGCAATGTTAGCAGTCTCCCTTTCAGAGATGGAACTACAGCCACTGCTCACAGAGCATCTGTGCTTATCTGCTGTCAATGGACTTCAGCTCTGTATAGTTGCCGGACTTACAGAGCCGATAGCTAAATTAGAGCAGCATCTTTTGACAAATGGAATAGCTTGTCGCCAATTGCAAACTACTCATGCTTTTCATTCTCCAATTATGGAGGCAATTTTGGAGCCGTTCATCCAGTTGGTTAAAAGCTTTGACCTCAAGCCTCCTCAAATTCCGTATATATCTAATGTCACAGGAACTTGGATTACAGCAATGGAAGCCACCGATCCAAGTTATTGGGGCAGGCATTTATGCCAAACTGTACGTTTTGCTGATGGAATTGAAACATTATGGCAAGTGCCGGCTCAAATCCTTTTAGAAGTTGGACCAGGCCAAACTTTGGGTAGTATGACGCTGCAACACCCAGCTAGCGCCAATGTATCAGAACGGCAAGTACTAGCCTCATTACCAAACTCCTATAACCAGCAATCGGATCTGGCGTTCTTGCTTAATACACTGGGTCAAATCTGGCTAGCTGGAGTGTCAGTGGATTGGTCGAAACTCTATGGGAATGGCCATTCTAGTACACTTCCTTTACCTATTTATTTCTTCGAGCGCCAACACCGTGGGAGAGAATCTCAAAAAGAGCAATGGGAGAAGACTCAGAAAGAGTCAGGCATCAATTTTTTACCATCACAAGAACAAGAATCAATTCAAATAGCACAACAACAACGTCAGCGACTGAATTTACAAAATAGCTATGTTGCTCCCAGATTTAATATTGAGCAAAAGATTGCTGATATTTGGCAAAAGGTTTTCCGTATTGAACAAATAGGTGTTTATGATGATTTTTTCAGTTTGGGAGGTAACTCCTTAGTCGCTATTAAAATTATTTCTCAGTTACAAAAAATATATCTAACAGACATTCCTCCGATTGTTATATTTAAAAATCCAACTGTAGCCGAATTAGCATCAGTTATTAAAGAGCAAATTATAGCAGAAACAAAAACTTTAAACTAA
- a CDS encoding acyltransferase domain-containing protein produces MNKTLEKPRPWHLLVLSAETSSALEIKTANLIEHLKRSTNQDFVKIAGLYQVRKKDFKHRRMLVCNNLNNAVTALETLDSKKVYTRFQEFEERPVVFMFPGQGAQYVNMGLELYQIENTFREQVNICSEFLKPHLNLDIHNIIYPDEKQTYAATQQLQQTLIAQSALFVIEYALAKLWQEWGVFPQAMIGHSLGEYVAACLAGVFSLKDALKLVVVRGRLIQELPSGAMLAIELSEKEVRPFLGKISLAAINGPNLCIVSGPAKALEELKDRLSQKDVMCLPLDASHAPHSQEMDSIIEPFKSYVEKMTLRPPQIPYISSVTGTWITTDQATDPNYWARHMRQTVRFSEGLQELCKKTERILLQVGPGRTLSALAVQHPERAAGQIVLSSLSHPYEEESDVAFILNILGQLWLEGVKVDVF; encoded by the coding sequence ATGAATAAAACTTTAGAAAAACCTCGTCCTTGGCACTTGTTAGTGCTTTCTGCAGAAACAAGCTCTGCTTTAGAGATAAAAACTGCAAATCTGATTGAACACTTAAAGCGATCAACCAATCAAGATTTTGTTAAAATTGCTGGCTTATATCAAGTTCGTAAAAAAGATTTTAAGCATCGTCGAATGCTTGTTTGCAATAACCTTAATAATGCTGTGACTGCCCTAGAAACACTTGATTCTAAAAAAGTTTATACACGCTTTCAAGAGTTCGAAGAGCGACCTGTTGTGTTTATGTTTCCAGGGCAGGGAGCACAATATGTAAATATGGGATTGGAACTTTATCAAATTGAGAACACATTTCGGGAACAAGTTAATATCTGCTCAGAATTTTTAAAGCCTCACTTAAACCTGGACATTCACAACATAATATATCCTGATGAAAAACAGACATACGCTGCCACGCAGCAACTTCAACAAACATTGATTGCACAGTCAGCACTCTTTGTGATTGAGTATGCTTTAGCTAAGTTGTGGCAAGAGTGGGGTGTGTTTCCTCAAGCAATGATAGGTCATAGCCTTGGTGAATATGTTGCAGCTTGTCTGGCTGGCGTTTTCTCCCTAAAAGATGCATTAAAACTAGTAGTTGTCCGTGGACGACTTATACAGGAACTGCCTAGTGGAGCTATGCTTGCCATTGAGCTTTCAGAGAAGGAAGTGCGCCCATTTTTAGGTAAGATATCCCTAGCTGCAATTAACGGTCCAAACCTTTGCATTGTTTCAGGTCCCGCAAAAGCTCTGGAGGAATTAAAGGATCGGCTCAGCCAGAAGGATGTCATGTGTCTTCCTTTAGATGCCTCCCATGCTCCTCACTCACAGGAAATGGACTCTATCATAGAGCCATTTAAATCTTATGTAGAAAAAATGACTCTTAGACCACCTCAAATACCGTATATTTCTAGCGTCACTGGGACTTGGATTACAACGGATCAAGCAACAGATCCGAACTATTGGGCTAGACATATGCGCCAAACTGTGCGCTTCTCAGAAGGTTTGCAAGAACTTTGTAAAAAAACAGAGCGAATATTGCTACAAGTTGGTCCTGGGCGGACGTTAAGTGCTCTGGCGGTGCAGCATCCAGAGCGTGCTGCTGGACAAATCGTGCTTTCTTCGTTAAGCCACCCGTATGAAGAAGAATCGGATGTTGCATTCATACTTAACATCTTAGGTCAGCTCTGGCTTGAAGGAGTAAAGGTTGATGTTTTCTGA
- a CDS encoding transposase, with protein MRAATHIEPENLVFLDETGVLLGLTRTHARSQMGTRAYSLNPFYRGSKVTVIGAISINKVVALMTMNNSMDGRAFELFVEKFLVPNLWSGAVVVMDNLSAHKLDSIVLMIEAVGAKVICLSSYSPDFNPIELWWSQLKSFLRRFAPTTTEMVDKLISVALDLINPQQLRNWFASCCYCTS; from the coding sequence TTGCGAGCCGCAACACATATAGAGCCAGAAAATTTAGTATTTTTGGACGAAACTGGCGTTCTACTTGGGTTAACGAGGACTCATGCCCGTTCACAAATGGGAACAAGAGCTTACTCTCTTAACCCCTTCTATAGAGGTTCAAAAGTTACAGTAATTGGAGCAATTAGTATTAACAAAGTAGTTGCATTAATGACAATGAATAATTCAATGGATGGCAGGGCATTTGAATTATTTGTTGAGAAGTTTTTAGTGCCAAATTTATGGTCAGGAGCAGTAGTAGTCATGGATAATTTATCCGCACATAAACTAGATTCAATTGTGCTAATGATTGAAGCTGTAGGCGCGAAAGTTATTTGTTTATCCTCATACTCTCCCGATTTTAATCCAATTGAATTATGGTGGTCACAACTTAAATCTTTTCTACGCCGTTTCGCTCCAACTACAACGGAAATGGTTGATAAACTAATCTCAGTTGCACTCGACTTAATAAATCCTCAACAATTAAGAAACTGGTTTGCTAGTTGCTGCTACTGTACCTCATAA
- a CDS encoding HNH endonuclease: MKTKVKEMMKDSRFTLEHRINKCGSMIRGWRNYHRFCDMSQHDLWALRYWLWKFIRKQGRYNRYETNKVIKRAIPSVSWSACKFVIVKGDKSPYDGDFVYWSKRENANYDGITARLLKKQNHKCTDCNLSFISGDIAELHHIDGNHDNWKPLNLEVLHRECHQHQTIHGRVRVRTAG; this comes from the coding sequence ATTAAAACAAAAGTTAAAGAAATGATGAAAGATAGTCGTTTCACTCTAGAGCATCGCATCAACAAATGTGGTTCGATGATAAGAGGGTGGAGAAATTACCACAGATTCTGCGATATGAGTCAACATGACCTATGGGCACTGCGCTACTGGTTATGGAAATTCATTCGGAAACAAGGAAGATACAACCGTTATGAAACCAATAAGGTTATAAAAAGAGCAATTCCTTCGGTCAGTTGGTCAGCTTGCAAGTTTGTCATTGTCAAAGGAGATAAATCACCCTATGATGGCGACTTTGTTTATTGGTCTAAACGCGAGAATGCTAACTACGATGGTATAACGGCACGACTTCTCAAGAAACAGAATCACAAATGTACAGACTGTAATCTATCGTTCATTTCAGGTGATATTGCAGAATTACACCACATTGACGGCAACCATGATAATTGGAAACCGTTAAATTTGGAAGTCCTGCACCGAGAATGTCACCAGCATCAGACCATTCATGGTCGGGTGAGAGTCCGAACAGCGGGATAG
- a CDS encoding 3-oxoacyl-[acyl-carrier-protein] synthase III C-terminal domain-containing protein, with amino-acid sequence MNTKKVYLKALAYELGELHSIDEVSELKEDPQVLNTLLTLGLDKYSKSSLTLSGIAKISALKTMEKAPIIDQDIDVLLYATNSFRNFKSTGLAEICHLIDELSLERAYPIGINLSECGNLQAAIRVGTSLIKSEDCNNVLIVTTDKGAVGGSRIISPNISVTSDAAASFILTNSETDAEFEMVCNKQHMNPGVSYIDPMRDGLQYLEAIMEGIKKTSHMTLIEIGKEPKDFRKLIINNYNTSVTKTICDILEFDHEQVYSKNIPRFAHAWASDNIINLYDFLLETPLLPNDLIMLIGTGTSAWGCTVLSKI; translated from the coding sequence ATGAATACAAAGAAAGTATATTTAAAAGCATTAGCTTATGAATTGGGAGAGCTACATAGTATAGATGAAGTAAGTGAACTGAAGGAAGACCCTCAAGTTTTAAACACCTTGTTAACGCTTGGTTTAGATAAATACAGTAAAAGCAGTTTAACATTATCAGGTATTGCTAAAATTAGCGCCTTAAAGACTATGGAAAAAGCGCCAATTATTGACCAAGATATTGATGTATTACTATATGCTACAAACAGTTTTCGTAATTTCAAAAGTACTGGACTAGCAGAAATTTGCCATCTTATTGATGAGTTAAGTTTGGAAAGAGCTTACCCCATAGGAATAAATCTATCTGAGTGTGGAAACTTGCAAGCAGCTATACGAGTAGGGACAAGTCTAATCAAATCAGAAGATTGTAATAATGTTTTGATAGTTACTACTGATAAGGGAGCAGTGGGTGGTTCGAGGATTATCTCGCCAAACATATCTGTAACAAGTGACGCGGCAGCGAGTTTCATTTTAACCAACTCGGAAACAGATGCAGAGTTTGAGATGGTTTGTAACAAACAACACATGAATCCAGGCGTTAGTTACATTGATCCTATGAGAGATGGTTTACAGTATTTGGAAGCTATTATGGAGGGAATCAAAAAAACTTCACATATGACATTAATAGAGATCGGTAAAGAGCCGAAAGACTTTCGCAAATTAATAATTAATAATTATAATACATCAGTGACTAAAACTATTTGTGATATATTAGAATTTGACCATGAGCAAGTGTATAGTAAGAATATTCCGAGGTTTGCTCATGCATGGGCTTCAGATAACATAATAAATCTGTACGATTTTTTACTTGAAACCCCTCTTCTGCCCAATGATCTTATCATGTTGATTGGAACAGGAACAAGTGCCTGGGGATGTACTGTTTTATCTAAAATTTGA
- a CDS encoding non-ribosomal peptide synthetase: MEVTKTKSTAEIKRQIQDSNFTTTSLSPNQRETKEVDASVDTILESSFGSILSSDASVKSHYQQAVKWLLLQIRYHTILMEFVDKSDLCEILAVAFRRYKHHYSRIEIGLVQEVDTKDLQGLLLSALAEVEKIFNRHLVEVFVYGTLMSNESRHYLIESTEFLGEDAIENADLFDLGAYPMLVLHGNNTVFGECYRISLKTLQLLDKVEGHPHYYQRCWCYLKSERRAIVYKGSQAMTLNSQCIPDGRWSFSRKQAISTTLSQTKESLLAEVFSLEGNLDELPLSLAQQYLWYKTQSEPDNSVYNVAASYKIVGCLDLSVLDQSLREVIRRHSILRTTFPTVNGKPVQIVSLDPTFTLSVMDLQDVPEVDRVSHIDDVLTEQVRQSFNIERDPLLCMKLLLVDEEEHILLLTMHRLIADEWSLNLFVQEMVLLYEALMAGTTLLLPEVTHQYTDFSRQQRQYLQGDVLEEQLKYWKHQLHSNLTALDLPTEQPKSLPQACSKKQHSKLSKELISSLKLLAEQEKVTLFTILLTVLKILLYRYTQSTDIIVGSYIANRNQAQTKELVGPLANTLFIRTQLKDGLSFRELLTHVDQVVLDASNNQDIPFDYVLDVLQLQHNNDQSSLLQVKFTLRGEPKLAIGSQELILSTLEIKDVNEGFALALLIEEVEQELLASWEYSTSLFDADTVGRMIGHFQTLLSGIVANPEQSISTLPLLTSEEQNQLLVSWNPEQPEYSKNICLHELIEAQVEKSPTAVAIRFEGEQLTYLELNQRANQLAHHLQTLGVTSETPVGLCMEMSLYLAVAILGLFKAGGVYVPLEPTYPVDRIAFVLEDTQLPILLTQEKFLERLPKLEMQVVCLDTIWEALAQKSIENPVSGVTGENIAYILYTSGSTGKPKGVQLSHSVCCSRELWEQKTFKLTESDRVLMKSSWSSREFFWPLIVGAQVIMARSGGYQDSKYLAKLISEQGVTVISLVPSVLKLLLEEPKIETCTSLRHVISTGEALPNDLQEEFLNRLPAQLHNVYGLNEANYSTHWTYKRENQQQGKVPIGYPTDMQIYLLDPHLQLVPIGVPGEIHISGFGLAQGYFNRPNLNAERFIPNFLSTNTSSRLFKTGDLARYRSDGVIEYLGRIDYQVNIRGLRVELGEIEFVLKHHSAVREAVVIQREDTPGDKSLVGYVVLNKDHHASVNELRHHLKQKLPDYMIPAVFVYLDALPMTPNGKVARLALPVPSRKRSKADKTFVAPTNSVERQIADIWASVLKVDQISIHDDFFELGGYSLLATRVIARLHKIFGVELSLQGFTEKPTIAELSIALKESV, from the coding sequence ATGGAAGTAACCAAGACAAAATCTACTGCTGAAATTAAGAGACAAATACAAGATTCTAATTTCACAACAACTTCTCTATCACCTAATCAGAGAGAGACGAAAGAGGTAGATGCTAGCGTTGACACTATTTTAGAATCTAGTTTCGGATCTATCTTAAGTTCTGACGCTAGCGTTAAAAGTCATTACCAACAAGCAGTAAAATGGCTCTTATTGCAGATTAGATATCATACGATTTTGATGGAATTTGTTGATAAATCTGACCTTTGTGAGATATTAGCTGTAGCGTTCAGAAGGTATAAACATCATTACTCAAGAATTGAGATTGGATTAGTCCAAGAGGTGGATACTAAAGATTTACAAGGATTATTATTAAGCGCTCTTGCAGAAGTTGAGAAAATATTTAACAGACATTTGGTAGAAGTATTTGTTTATGGCACTTTAATGTCAAACGAAAGTAGGCATTATTTGATTGAATCTACCGAGTTTCTTGGGGAGGATGCCATCGAGAATGCTGATTTGTTTGATTTGGGTGCGTATCCTATGCTGGTGCTACATGGTAATAATACGGTTTTTGGTGAATGCTACCGTATATCTCTAAAAACATTACAGCTACTAGACAAAGTAGAAGGACACCCTCACTACTATCAACGTTGTTGGTGCTATTTAAAAAGTGAGCGTAGGGCCATAGTGTATAAAGGCAGTCAGGCAATGACTTTAAATAGTCAATGTATACCTGACGGCAGGTGGTCCTTCTCACGTAAGCAAGCAATTTCTACAACTTTGAGTCAAACCAAAGAATCACTACTAGCAGAAGTATTCTCACTAGAGGGAAATCTTGATGAGCTACCTTTATCTCTTGCCCAGCAGTACCTCTGGTATAAGACCCAGTCAGAACCTGACAATTCTGTTTACAACGTGGCTGCGTCCTATAAAATTGTAGGATGCCTTGATTTATCTGTACTTGATCAAAGTTTAAGAGAGGTAATACGTCGCCATTCAATCTTACGAACTACATTTCCTACAGTAAATGGAAAACCAGTTCAGATTGTTTCCTTAGACCCTACTTTCACACTATCAGTTATGGATCTCCAGGATGTTCCTGAAGTAGACAGGGTATCTCATATCGATGATGTTCTGACTGAGCAGGTTCGGCAATCTTTTAATATAGAACGAGATCCATTGCTGTGTATGAAGCTTTTACTTGTAGATGAAGAGGAGCACATATTATTGCTGACGATGCATCGTCTTATTGCAGACGAATGGTCCCTTAACCTATTTGTGCAAGAAATGGTGTTATTGTATGAAGCACTGATGGCTGGGACTACACTTCTATTACCGGAAGTGACTCATCAATATACAGATTTTTCTCGGCAACAACGACAGTATTTGCAAGGTGATGTTTTGGAAGAACAGTTAAAATATTGGAAGCATCAACTACATAGCAATTTAACTGCGTTAGACCTTCCGACAGAGCAACCAAAATCACTACCTCAAGCCTGTAGTAAAAAGCAACATTCAAAGCTCTCAAAGGAATTAATAAGCAGCTTAAAGTTATTAGCTGAACAGGAAAAGGTAACTTTGTTCACAATCCTGTTAACAGTGCTAAAAATATTATTATATCGCTATACACAATCGACAGATATCATCGTTGGCTCTTACATTGCTAATCGCAATCAGGCTCAGACTAAGGAACTAGTTGGTCCACTGGCTAATACTTTATTCATACGCACCCAACTCAAAGATGGTTTAAGCTTCAGAGAATTACTAACCCATGTTGATCAGGTAGTATTAGATGCATCTAATAATCAGGACATACCTTTTGACTATGTGCTGGACGTGCTACAACTACAGCATAATAATGACCAATCTTCACTGTTACAGGTAAAATTCACATTACGAGGTGAGCCAAAATTAGCTATTGGATCTCAGGAGTTAATTCTAAGCACACTGGAAATTAAAGATGTTAATGAAGGGTTTGCTTTGGCTTTATTGATAGAGGAAGTCGAGCAAGAACTACTTGCATCTTGGGAATATAGTACTAGTCTATTTGATGCCGATACAGTCGGGAGAATGATAGGGCATTTTCAGACTTTATTAAGTGGAATTGTGGCAAATCCTGAGCAGTCAATTTCAACTCTACCCTTGTTGACATCAGAAGAGCAGAATCAGTTATTGGTAAGTTGGAACCCAGAGCAGCCAGAATATTCTAAAAATATCTGTCTTCATGAACTGATTGAAGCTCAGGTTGAAAAATCTCCCACAGCAGTTGCAATTAGATTTGAGGGAGAACAACTTACCTACTTAGAACTTAACCAACGTGCCAACCAACTAGCACATCACCTGCAAACTTTAGGCGTAACTTCAGAGACACCTGTCGGACTCTGCATGGAGATGTCTCTATATCTGGCAGTTGCTATTCTTGGATTATTCAAGGCGGGCGGAGTTTATGTGCCACTTGAGCCTACATATCCGGTGGATCGTATAGCCTTCGTCTTAGAAGATACCCAATTACCAATATTACTGACTCAAGAGAAGTTTTTGGAAAGGCTTCCTAAACTTGAGATGCAAGTGGTCTGTCTAGATACCATCTGGGAAGCACTTGCTCAAAAAAGTATAGAAAATCCAGTCAGTGGAGTAACAGGAGAAAATATTGCTTATATTCTCTATACCTCAGGTTCTACGGGTAAGCCTAAAGGTGTTCAGCTTTCTCACTCTGTATGTTGCAGTCGTGAACTGTGGGAGCAGAAAACTTTTAAGCTAACTGAATCAGACCGGGTTTTAATGAAATCGTCTTGGAGTTCCAGAGAATTTTTTTGGCCCCTAATAGTAGGAGCACAAGTGATTATGGCACGTTCAGGAGGTTACCAGGATAGTAAATATCTTGCAAAACTAATCTCTGAACAGGGAGTTACTGTGATTAGCCTCGTGCCCTCAGTACTAAAACTTCTTTTAGAAGAGCCAAAGATTGAGACTTGTACTAGCCTGCGTCATGTTATATCAACTGGGGAAGCTCTTCCTAATGATCTCCAAGAAGAATTTCTTAATCGCCTACCTGCACAACTGCACAATGTTTATGGTCTTAATGAGGCAAACTACAGCACACATTGGACTTATAAGCGTGAAAATCAACAACAGGGTAAAGTTCCCATTGGCTATCCAACGGATATGCAGATATATTTGTTAGATCCTCATTTGCAGCTAGTACCTATTGGTGTACCTGGAGAGATACATATTAGTGGTTTCGGTTTAGCTCAAGGGTACTTTAACCGACCTAACTTAAATGCTGAGAGGTTTATTCCCAACTTCCTAAGTACTAACACAAGCTCGCGCCTTTTCAAAACTGGTGACCTTGCTCGTTATCGGTCAGATGGTGTTATCGAATACCTCGGCCGCATTGATTATCAAGTAAATATTCGTGGTCTGCGAGTTGAGCTAGGAGAGATTGAGTTTGTGCTAAAACATCACTCTGCTGTACGGGAAGCTGTAGTTATACAGCGAGAAGATACTCCAGGTGACAAGAGCTTAGTGGGATACGTAGTTTTGAACAAAGATCATCATGCTTCAGTTAATGAACTACGCCATCACTTGAAACAGAAGTTGCCAGATTATATGATTCCTGCTGTCTTCGTATATCTAGATGCACTACCTATGACCCCTAATGGCAAAGTGGCTCGCCTGGCCCTTCCGGTGCCTAGTCGGAAACGCTCAAAAGCAGATAAGACCTTTGTAGCTCCTACTAATTCTGTTGAAAGACAGATAGCCGACATATGGGCTAGTGTTCTTAAGGTGGATCAGATTTCTATTCATGATGACTTCTTCGAACTTGGAGGATATTCCTTATTAGCTACTAGAGTCATTGCTCGTCTACATAAAATATTCGGAGTTGAATTATCTCTGCAAGGCTTTACTGAAAAGCCAACCATAGCAGAATTGAGTATTGCCCTGAAAGAGTCTGTCTAA
- the gntT gene encoding guanitoxin biosynthesis MATE family efflux transporter GntT, with the protein MNITHPEKYSFLRSFYQLTLVNILSSIIVPLAGFIGIVFLGHLTEIHHLAGASLAIILFDCIYFCLNFLRWVTTGMTAIAVGQNDEEAILLVGVRNALIALVIGILILILHYPLGYLAFDLFNVTVEVKNSGLAYFNARIWGAPAVLLNYVLVGWLLGQRQSGKALIMTIVFNIANIVQDYFYVIRWDWASTGAGLSSSVSQYLMLLIGIILVSREVSFKRLRTLGVQLRDLPAFQSTLSMNGNLFVRSLAIAFTYAIFSSVSTTMGTTNIAVNSLLLQVVLLTVDIFHGIGLTTTTLSGIFEGGEANSKSFPLLQIAVGTSLLIGLTCAGVSVLFPQTIFGLLTNHTEIIGQIKIYVPWLLIVLGCGSIALILEGYLTGTTKGYILRNALLISTLLGFVPSAILAWHYQSNHILWLAMSMFMTLRIVIPGIYIFMQDAIAVKHL; encoded by the coding sequence ATGAACATCACCCACCCGGAAAAATATAGCTTCTTGAGGAGCTTCTATCAACTTACCTTAGTCAATATTCTCTCTAGTATTATTGTGCCACTAGCTGGTTTTATAGGTATTGTTTTTTTGGGTCATCTGACAGAAATCCATCATCTAGCGGGGGCTTCTCTAGCTATCATTCTATTTGACTGCATCTACTTTTGTTTGAACTTTTTACGGTGGGTAACCACAGGAATGACTGCAATAGCTGTTGGACAAAATGACGAGGAGGCAATACTACTGGTGGGAGTGCGAAATGCCTTGATCGCCCTGGTGATTGGTATTCTCATTCTTATTTTGCATTATCCTTTAGGATATCTTGCGTTTGATCTATTTAATGTTACTGTTGAGGTTAAAAATTCTGGTCTTGCCTATTTTAACGCCCGCATTTGGGGCGCACCTGCCGTTTTGCTCAACTATGTACTGGTTGGTTGGCTTCTTGGACAACGACAAAGTGGGAAGGCATTGATCATGACTATTGTTTTTAATATTGCTAATATCGTGCAGGACTACTTTTATGTCATACGCTGGGATTGGGCAAGTACAGGGGCTGGACTATCCTCATCTGTTAGTCAGTATTTGATGCTATTGATAGGGATAATTTTAGTGAGCCGAGAGGTTTCCTTTAAAAGGCTGCGAACATTAGGGGTACAACTTAGGGACTTACCAGCTTTTCAATCTACTCTTAGCATGAATGGGAACCTGTTTGTCAGGTCTTTGGCTATTGCATTTACTTATGCCATTTTCTCCAGTGTGAGTACTACAATGGGGACGACGAACATAGCTGTAAATTCCCTACTCTTGCAGGTAGTATTGTTAACCGTAGACATTTTTCATGGCATAGGACTTACCACAACAACCTTAAGCGGAATCTTTGAAGGAGGGGAAGCAAACTCTAAGTCTTTTCCTCTATTACAGATTGCAGTAGGAACTAGTCTCTTAATAGGACTTACTTGCGCGGGTGTGTCTGTTCTTTTCCCTCAAACTATATTTGGACTGTTAACCAACCACACCGAGATCATAGGACAAATTAAAATCTATGTTCCTTGGTTACTAATCGTTTTAGGATGTGGTTCAATTGCCTTGATACTGGAGGGATACCTTACAGGAACAACAAAAGGGTATATACTACGGAATGCCTTATTAATCAGTACATTATTGGGATTTGTGCCCTCGGCTATTTTAGCATGGCACTATCAGAGTAACCATATTTTATGGTTGGCTATGTCTATGTTCATGACACTCAGAATAGTGATTCCTGGGATATATATATTTATGCAAGATGCAATAGCAGTGAAGCATCTGTAA